CAGATCGCCGAACAACAGGCGCAGCAGGCGGCCTTCGTCGTCGAGCAGAAGAAACAGGAAGCCGAACAGGCGCGCCAGGTCGCTCAGGGCCAGGCGGATGCGCAGGTGATCGCGGCGAAGGGCCAAGCCGAAGCATTGCTGATCCAGGCACAGGCGCAAGCAGAGGCGAATCGCACCATCGCGCAATCGCTCACGGCGGAGTTGATCCAGTACCAATACGTTACGACTCTCGCGCCGAACGTCCAGACGATCTTCGTACCGAGCGGGCAGCAGTTTATCCTGCCGCTGCCGGGTACAGCGATCGGACAATAAATAAATAGAGACCTGACAGATTTTGAAAACCTGTCAGGTCTCTGAAAACCATGCCCATTCCACAAACCGGACGCGAAGTTCGCCTGACGACTCTTTCCGCCTGCGCGGGCTGAGCGTCCAAATTAAGCGCGGATGCGCTGGCGCAGGTCCTGCGTCCCGTAAGGGATATTTTCGATCCCGCATCATTTCCAGACCTGATGATCGGTCTGGACCCGCCGGACGATGCGGCTGTTTGGCGTTTAAGCGACGATCAAGCCATTGTTGTCACGACGGATTTCTTTACACCGGTGGTGGATACGCCCTATGAATACGGTGCGATCGCCGCCGCAAACAGCTTGTCGGATATTTATGCAATGGGCGGGAAACCCTTCCTTGCACTGAACGTCGCCGCATTACCGGATAATCTTCTGCCAGAAATTTCAAGCGAAATCCTGCGCGGCGGCGCGGAGAAGGCGCGTGAAGCCGGTGTTGTGATCGCGGGCGGACACACCGTCAAGGACAAGGAACCAAAATACGGCCTGGTGGCAATTGGTTTCGTGCATCCGCAAAGAATCATCCGTAAAAGCGGGTTGAAAGATGGGGATCTCCTTTTGCTAACCAAACCGCTCGGGGGCGGGGTCACAACCACATCCATCAAACAGGAAAAGGCAGCTGAAGAACATATCGTCGAGGCGATCAAGTGGATGTCTCACCTGAATAAGACGGGGAGCGAACTTGCCCAGGAGTTCGGCGTCCGCGGCGGGACGGATATCACCGGTTTTGGATTCATCGGTCACGCTTCGGAAATGGCGGAAGCATCCGGATTGTCTTTGCAGTTTGAATTAACCAAAATCCCGTTCATGAGCGGAGCGCGCTCGTACGCGGAAAAAGGCATCTTCCCCGGCGGCGCATTCGACAACAAAGCTCATTTTGAGAAATCCACGGAATTCGCTGGTCTGGATGAGCCTTCGCAAATGCTTTTATTCGATCCACAGACCAGCGGCGGGTTGTTGATCGGCCTGGCGCGGGAAAAATTAACCGCGTTCGCGAATCGCGCAACGGAGTTGAATCAATCCTATTGGGTGGTCGGCGAGGCGCGCGCAGGAAGCGGAATCAGGGTGGGTTGAACGATGTTCCGCATCGGCGTTCTCGAGCTGGCCATCACCTGCGCGTTGATCGTGCTGGCGATCCTGATTCCGGTGATGATCATGCGCGGCTACGCTAAGCTGAACGAACGCATCAATAAACTCGAGGATAAACTCACGAAAAAAGAATAACTTTCAGGTACAATAGGGATACGAAAAGTTGCAAGTACCAAAATGCCCGAAGACTCGCCGGACCCAGACCCCAGCATCCCCTTGCCCTCAATCGACCAAAGCCGAAAATGCTTCACCGCGCGCCTGCGCCGCGTAGATATATTCATCTTGCGCCTTATCTTTACAGGGATCAATGAACATTAGCAGCGAACTGATAATCATCTTTTTATTGATTTTGATCAACGGCATCCTGGCAATGTCTGAAGCAGCACTTCTCGCCTCGCGAAAGGTTAAACTTCAACAAATGGCAAACGAGGGCGATAAAAACGCCGCAGCCGCGCTGGAACTGCTGAAAAACCCAAACACCTTCCTTTCCACGATCCAGATCGGAATTACATTGATCGGCGTGCTGGCAGGCGCGGTCGGCGGCGCAACGATCTCCACTGCGCTGGCTGTCTCGATGCAAAATCTGCCATATGTCGGCGAATACAGCGAATCGATCTCCTTGGGGATCGTGGTCCTATCGATCACCGTCCTGACCATCTGGCTCGGCGAACTCGTTCCGAAACGATTGGGCATCCACAAACCCGAACGCATCGCCAAGGTGGTCGTCGGTCCGATGATTTACATTTCAAAAATGTTCTCGCCGCTGGTCAAATTGATGAGCAATGCGACGGAACTCATCCTGACCCTTTTCGGGATCAAGCCGACCAATGAGCCTCCCATCACAGAGGAGGAATTGCAAGTGTTGATCGATCAGGGCACACAAGCCGGAGTCTTTGAAGAAGCGGAACAGGATATGGTCGAGGGTGTTTTCAGTCTCGGCGATACACGCGTTTACTCGGTGATGACCCCGCGAACCGAGATCGTCTGGCTCGATGTGAGCGACTCGACCGAGGAAATCCTCGAAAAAATCGGCGGCAGTCCGTACTCGCGGTTCCCCGTACGGCAGGATTCACTGGAGACCATCGTCGGCATCGTTAAATCACGCGACCTGCTCGTGACGACCCTATCGAAAAAGGAGATCGCCCTCAAGGAGCTGGCAAAGCCTGCGTACTTCATCCCGGAGACCATGCTCGCCTCGCGCGCGTTGGAAGTGTTAAAAAAGAACAATACGGAAATGCTGCTGGTGGTGGACGAGTTCGGCGGGGTTCAGGGCTTGTTGACCATCAACGACATATTGGAAGAGATCGTGGGCGTAATGGAGGGCGAAGAACCGCAAGCGACTCAAAGGCAGGATGGCTCGTGGTTACTGGATGGCATGCTGGAAGTGGATGAGTTCAAGGAAATCTTCAACCTGAAAGGACTCCCACATGAAGACGAATATGAAACCCTGAGCGGTTTCATAATGACATCGCTCGGTCGGCTGCCGCAAACCGCCGATCATTTCGAATGGGAAAGTCTGCGTTTCGAAGTCATCGACATGGACGGTCGCCGCGTGGATAAGGTATTGGTAACTTCAAAACCGAAACCCGCCTCGGATTAACTCTGAAATATAACGACTCCGATCCTGCGCATTTCATTCGATGGTATATCACTGAAATTCGCAGGATTGTTCGATGGTATAATCCCCGCCCGTATGACCCAAGAATCATCACACAGCAAGACAAAGGTCTGCCCAACCTGCGGAACACGCCTGAGTGAGAATGCAGTGCGCTGCCTTGTGTGCGGCACGGAATTTGCCGTGCAGCCGGAAGTAAAAGCCGCAAAAAAAGCAGAGCGTTCCGTTCAGGCAGCCAGCCTCCCGCAGGTGACGCTCAGTCTTCCCGTGGCGATCGGCTCGTTGGTGGCTGTCATCGCAGTCGCGGCAGGCCTTACATTCCTTCTTGTACCAAAAGACCCTGAATCATTTTCAGCGGGCGAGACCTCCACGCCGACCGAAACTGCAACGCCATCGCTGACTCCCACCATCACGCTGCCCGCCACTGAAACGCCGACCGTCACGCTTCAACCGCCGTTTGAATACACGGTTTCCGCCAACGACGGCTCGTGTTCGCAGATCGCGTTCAATTTCAATATTTCCGTTCAAAGCATCATCG
This portion of the Anaerolineales bacterium genome encodes:
- the selD gene encoding selenide, water dikinase SelD is translated as MPIPQTGREVRLTTLSACAGUASKLSADALAQVLRPVRDIFDPASFPDLMIGLDPPDDAAVWRLSDDQAIVVTTDFFTPVVDTPYEYGAIAAANSLSDIYAMGGKPFLALNVAALPDNLLPEISSEILRGGAEKAREAGVVIAGGHTVKDKEPKYGLVAIGFVHPQRIIRKSGLKDGDLLLLTKPLGGGVTTTSIKQEKAAEEHIVEAIKWMSHLNKTGSELAQEFGVRGGTDITGFGFIGHASEMAEASGLSLQFELTKIPFMSGARSYAEKGIFPGGAFDNKAHFEKSTEFAGLDEPSQMLLFDPQTSGGLLIGLAREKLTAFANRATELNQSYWVVGEARAGSGIRVG
- a CDS encoding HlyC/CorC family transporter, whose amino-acid sequence is MNISSELIIIFLLILINGILAMSEAALLASRKVKLQQMANEGDKNAAAALELLKNPNTFLSTIQIGITLIGVLAGAVGGATISTALAVSMQNLPYVGEYSESISLGIVVLSITVLTIWLGELVPKRLGIHKPERIAKVVVGPMIYISKMFSPLVKLMSNATELILTLFGIKPTNEPPITEEELQVLIDQGTQAGVFEEAEQDMVEGVFSLGDTRVYSVMTPRTEIVWLDVSDSTEEILEKIGGSPYSRFPVRQDSLETIVGIVKSRDLLVTTLSKKEIALKELAKPAYFIPETMLASRALEVLKKNNTEMLLVVDEFGGVQGLLTINDILEEIVGVMEGEEPQATQRQDGSWLLDGMLEVDEFKEIFNLKGLPHEDEYETLSGFIMTSLGRLPQTADHFEWESLRFEVIDMDGRRVDKVLVTSKPKPASD